The genomic segment GGATGTGGTCAGGTCCTACCAGCGGCGCACGTTCGACGAGTTCAAGGAGCGCTACCACTCGCTCGATCTGCTGCTGATCGATGATGTGCAGTTCTTCGCCAACAAAGACCGCACGCAAGAAGAGTTCTTCAATGCGTTCGAGGCCCTGCTGACCAAGAAATCGCACCTGGTGATGACCAGCGACACCTATCCCAAGGGGCTGAGCAACATCCACGAGCGGCTGGTGTCGCGCTTCGATTCCGGCCTGACGGTGGCCATCGAGCCGCCCGAGCTGGAAATGCGCGTGGCCATCCTGATCAACAAGGCGCAGGCAGAAAGCACGGAAATGCCCGAGGAAGTGGCCTTCTTCGTGGCCAAGAACGTGCGCTCGAACGTGCGCGAGCTCGAAGGCGCGCTGCGCAAGATCCTCGCCTACTCGCGCTTCAACCAGAAGGAAATCTCCATCCAACTGGCGCGCGAGGCGCTGCGCGATCTGCTGTCGATCCAGAACCGGCAGATCTCCGTGGAGAACATCCAAAAGACCGTGGCCGACTACTACAAGATCAAGGTCGCCGACATGTACAGCAAAAAGCGCCCGGCCAGCATTGCCCGCCCGCGCCAGATTGCGATGTACCTGACCAAGGAACTGACGCAAAAGAGCCTTCCCGAAATCGGCGAATCATTTGGCGGGCGCGACCACACCACCGTTTTGCACGCCGTCCGCAAGATTGCCGCCGAGCGCCAGCAACTGACCGAACTGAACCAGCAACTGCATGTGCTCGAACAAACGCTCAAAGGTTGAAAACACCGGCCGGCAGCGGCCCGGAAAAGAGCGCCGCGCAACAAGGCAAAATGGCGGGTCGCGCAGCGTCCCGAAAAACTCCAGAGGTTGATGACATGATTGTCCTGAAAGCGACACAAGACAAGGTTCTCGCGGCTTTGCAATCCGTGGCCGGCATCGTTGAGCGCCGCCATACGCTGCCGATCCTGGCCAATGTGCTGATCCGCAAGACCGGCAATGCCTTGCAACTGACGACCAGCGATCTGGAAATCCAGATCCGCACCACGGCCGAGCTTGGCGGCGACACCGGCGAATGCATGACCACCATGAGCGTGCGCAAGCTCATCGACATCTTGCGCACCATGCCGGGCGAGCAGACGGTGAGCCTGGAGTCGGACCAGTCCAGGCTCATCCTCAAGGCCGGCAAGAGCCGCTTTACGCTGCACAGCCTGCCGGGCCAGGACTTCCCGCTGGTGCAGGAATCGGCCGCGTTCGGCCCGGTGTTCAGCGTTCCGCAAAAGACCCTGAAGAGCCTGCTGGGCCAGGTCTCGTTCACGATGGCCGTGCAGGACATCCGCTACTACCTCAACGGCATCTTGTTCGTGGCCGAGGGCCAAACACTGTCGCTGATCGCCACCGACGGCCACCGCCTGGCTTTCGCCTGCGCCACGCTCGACGTGCAAGTGCCCAAGCAGGAAGTCATCCTGCCGCGCAAGACCGTGCTCGAACTGCAACGCCTGCTCAGCGACGCGGACGGCGACAACCGGCCCCACATCGAGATGCAGTTTGCCAGCAACCAGGCCAAATTCACCTTTGGCGGCATGGAGTTCGTCACCAAACTGGTCGAGGGCAAGTTCCCGGACTACAACCGCGTGATCCCGAAGAACCACCACAACTGCGTCACGCTGGGCCGCGCGGCCTTGCTGACCAGCCTGCAACGCACGGCCATCATGACCAGCGACAAGTTCAAGGGCGTGCGCCTGAACCTGGAGCCCGGCGCGCTGCGCGTGGCATCGAGCAACGCCGAACAGGAGGAGGCCGTCGACGAGCTCGATGTCGACTACGCCGGCGACAACATCGAGATCGGCTTCAACGTGACCTACCTCATCGACGCACTGGCCAACATGGAGCAGGACATGGTGCAGTTGGCGTTCGCCGACGGCAACAGTTCGGCCTTGCTGACCATCCCCGCCAACGACAACTTCAAGTATGTCGTGATGCCGATGCGCATCTAGTCGTGCGCCGTCCCGCCGACACCCTGGCTGCCGGCAACCAGCCGGCGCCACCCACCATGGACATGGCCGCCGGTAGCTGTGCAATGAGCCACCCGCAGCCAGCCCGAATCTCATCGAACACAGTGAAAAGCGCGCTTTCCACGGATCCCGAGGCCCCACCACATGACCGCTGACAACCCCCTGCCCGAGCCCGCACCCGGCGGCACTGGTGGGCCTGCCCTGCCAAAGATCGACACCCGGCAGGCGGGCGCCAGCGAAAGCTACGACGCAGGCGCCATCACCATCCTGGAAGGTCTGGAGGCGGTGCGCAAGCGCCCCGGCATGTACATCGGCGACACCAGCGACGGCACCGGACTGCACCACCTGGTGTTCGAGGTGGTGGACAACTCGATCGACGAAGCCCTGGCCGGCCACTGCGACGACATCGTGGTGACCATCCACACCGACAACTCGATCAGCGTGACCGACAACGGTCGCGGCATTCCCACCGGCGTGAAGTTCGACGACAAGCACGAGCCCAGGCGCAGCGCGGCCGAAATCGCGCTGACCGAACTGCACGCGGGCGGCAAGTTCAACCAAAACAGCTACAAGGTATCGGGCGGCCTGCACGGCGTGGGCGTGAGCTGCGTGAACGCGCTGAGCAAATGGCTGCGCCTGACGGTGCGCCGCGAAGGCCGGGTGCACCAGCTCGAATTTGCGCGCGGCTTCGTGCAAGACCGCCTGCTCGACACCGTGGACGGCGTCGCCGTCTCGCCGATGAAGCTCGCCGGCGCGACCGAAAAACGCGGCACCGAAGTGCACTTTCTGCCCGACGCCGAAATCTTCAAAGAAAACCGCGACTTCCACTACGAAATTCTGGCCAAGCGGCTGCGCGAGCTGTCCTTTTTGAACAATGGCGTGCGCATCCGCCTGAAAGACGAGCGCAGCGGCAAGGAAGACGACTTCTCGGGCGCCGGCGGCGTGCGCGGTTTCGTCGAATTCATCAACAAGGGCAAGACCGCCCTGCACCCGAACTCGTTTTACGCCACCGGCGAGCGCCCGGCCGAGACCTATGGCGGCATCCCCGGCACGCATATCGGCGTGGAAGTGGCCATGCAGTGGAACAGCGCCTACGCCGAGCAGGTGCTGTGCTTTACCAACAACATCCCCCAGCGCGACGGCGGCACCCACCTGACCGGCCTGCGCGCGGCGATGACCCGCGTCATCAACAAGTACATCGAAGAAACCGAAATGGCCAAGAAGGCCAAGGTCGAAGTCACCGGCGACGACATGCGCGAAGGGCTGTGCTGCGTGCTGAGCGTGAAACTGCCCGAGCCCAAGTTCAGCAGCCAGACCAAGGACAAACTGGTATCGAGCGAAGTGCGCGCCCCGGTGGAAGACATCGTGGGCAAGCTGCTGGCCGACTACCTGCAGGAAAAGCCCGCCGACGCGAAGATCATCTGCAGCAAGATCGTGGACGCCGCCCGCGCCCGCGAAGCCGCCCGCAAGGCCCGTGAAATGACGCGCCGCAAGGGCGCGCTCGACGGCCTGGGCCTGCCCGGCAAGCTGGCCGACTGCCAGGAAAAAGACCCCGCGCTGTGCGAGATCTACATCGTCGAGGGCGACTCGGCCGGCGGCTCTGCCAAGCAGGGGCGCGACCGCAAATTCCAGGCCATCTTGCCGCTGCGCGGCAAGATCCTGAACGTGGAAAAAGCCCGCTACGAAAAGCTGCTGACCAGCGACGCCATCCTGACGCTGATCACCGCCCTGGGCACCGGCATCGGCAAGGCCGGCGGCAGCGCCGGCGGCGACGACTTCGACGCCGCCAAGCTGCGCTACCACCGCATCATCATCATGACCGACGCCGACGTCGACGGCGCCCATATCCGCACCCTGCTGCTGACCTTCTTTTACCGGCAAATGCCCGAACTGGTCGAGCGCGGCCACATCTACATCGCCCAGCCGCCGCTGTACAAGGTCAAAGCCGGCAAAGAGGAGTTGTACCTGAAGGACGACCCGGCGCTGGACAACTTCCTGCTGCGCATTGCGCTGAACCAGGCCAGCGTGCTCACCGGCAACGCCGACCAGGCCGTGCTGAGCGGCGCGACCCTGACCGAACTGGCGCGCAAGCACCAGAGCGCCGAAAGCGTGATCGCCCGCCTGAGCCACTTCATGGACGCAGAAGCGCTGCGCGCAATGGCCGACGGCGTGCGCCTGCGGCTGGGCAGCCTGGCCGATGCCCAGGCCAGCGCCGTGGCGCTGCAAGCCAAGCTGCGCGAGCTGCACACCACCGGCGCCCCGGCCGAAGTGACGGGCGAGTTCGACGCCCGCACCGACAAGCCCCTGCTGCGCATCAGCCGCCGCCACCACGGCAACATCAAGAGCAGCGCGATCACGCAAGACTTCGTGCACGGCGCCGACTATGCCGCCCTGGCCGAAGCCGCCGAAACCTTCCGCGGCCTGCTCGGCGCAAACGCCAAGGCCATGCGCGGCGAGGCGGAAAAGCAAAAGGAAGAAAAAATCAGCGACTTCCGCCAGGCCATGAAATGGCTCATCAGCGAAGCCGAGCGCACCACCACCCGCCAGCGCTACAAGGGCCTGGGCGAAATGAACCCCGAGCAGCTATGGGAAACGACGATGGACCCGAGCGTGCGCCGCCTGCTGCGCGTGCAGATCGACGACGCCATCGAGGCCGATCGCGTGTTCACGATGCTGATGGGCGATGAGGTCGAGCCACGGCGGGACTTCATCGAGATGAATGCGCTCAGGGCGGGGAACATCGACGTTTGAACGGTGTAGAGCTAGGCATAAGACGCGAAATTGAGGCCCATAAGACGCGAAAACTATGATCTCTTCTCATTGATAGGTGCGCCCAGAGTGGCACATGTCGCGCGCGAGGCTTGAGGAATGGTCGTACGCGAAGCCGTTGAAGCGGAAGTTCGAAAACTCGCGATTCACAGCGTCACCGTACTGGGGCGCTACTCAGCCCTCCGGCCAAGCACCTCTCCTGGGTTCGTTTCGCCGACGGCGCTAGTGCACTTCGTCCGCAACCTGCGAGATGGCGCTCACCGTCACAAGCTGACTGAACAGGTGCCAACCGGAGTATTTCCCCAGTTGGCATGGCAGCCCGCAGCGGCTGCACGCTCGACGCTGCTCATTCACGCACCGACCGATGCAACTGCCGCCCTTGTACGGCGAGCCAAGCACTGCCAACAGACTTGGCCCGACGCGCTATCTCAGCGCCCCACTTCAACGGATTCGATCTTGTCAAGGAACGTCGATGAGCGCACAGCCTCAGAATCCCTCTCCAACACCCAACGTCCGCTTGGCCTGCATCGAGCTCAGCCGGTTCCGGCGCCTGGCTCAAACCCAAGTCAAGATCGACAAGAAGACCACTATCTTGGTCGGTGCCAACAATAGCGGTAAGACACGGACGGCGACTTCAACGAGGCGCTGCAGGCTGCCTTGGCGCCGTTCGCAGCCAAGGCGCCGCTGGACCTACAGCCCCTGGTGCCGCTCATCGAGCAAATCCGCAAGGGTGCCACGGCCGGCGCTGTTCCTTCTACAACCACCAGAAATGCTATTCCTCGACACCGAATTCCGCTGTGCTGCAGACGATGGCGAACTCCTGAGCATTGGCATCGTCGGAGATTCCTGCGAGTTCTACGCGGAGCTGGACGAAGACGGGGTCGCTTCCGTTCTCAGGGGGCACCGGCGCAACCGCTTCCTTCAACAAGCGGTGCTGCCCCAGTTCGGGCGCGTGCCCGGCGCGCGGCACACCCTCGACGGAATGGCGCAGGCCGCCGCCCGCTGGCTGGCATTCCGGGATGGCGACGCTCTCAAAGTGGCCTACGACTACTCGATGGATTTCTCGCTGCTTGAGCGGCTACTTGCGAATTCGTATGGGTCTGTCCTGACGCGGCTCGTGCCGGTCCATGTGGGCTACCTGCTCGACGATCCTCTCGGTAAGGAGGCTGCAGTGGCCAGTTGGTCGGCCACTGATAAGCTGCGTGGACTGCGGAGGCACCACGCATCTTGCCGATGCCTGGGCGTCGAAGGCGCGCTTCGAGGCCGTACATGGCGTGTGACCTGGGGGGCGGGAATGGCAAGCTCCGTTGCGGTATCGAAGACCTCAGCCGCTGACAATGCCCCACCCAAACAGAGTGGCAGGGCCAGTTCAACTCCGGACGAACGCCAGCAGCAGTTGATAGTCGCCCTGGTCCGCAGCCCGCAGGGCGGCCAGATACCGGGCCCGGGCCTCATTGGCTGCAACCAGATTGCCGCCACTGCCCCAGGAGAACGCCGGTTCGCCCAGACTACGCACCAGCGCGTCGGCCATCATGCGGGCATGCCGCCCATTCCCGTTGGGAAACGGATGAATCCAGACCAGGTCGCGATGAAAGCGTGCGCCGATTTCATCAGGCGGGAACGTGGCATTTTCGGCCCACCAACGCGTGTTGTCGAATAGGTTCTTGAGCCGCACCGCCACCTGCGTCCAGTCACAGCCGATGTTCTTGTCCGACTTGCGAAACGTGCCCGCCCATGACCAAGTCTTGCCGAACATCTGCTTATGCAACTCTCGGCAGAATCCTTCGCTGAGCACGTCCGGCGCACGCGCCCGCTTCAGCCAGCGCACGGCACGCAGGATGTTCTCCTGCTCCCAGTCGTTCAGGTCGCCCTTGGTGACCAGGTGCTCAGGGATGAGCCCGGCCTTCTCGTCGGGGTCCAGCGGGGTCTGGCCATCCTGCTCATCGAGGTCTATCGCCATAGGTCCGACCACCGGCCACGCAGCAGTTCTTCGGTCCTGCGTTCCACCTGCTTGCGAAGCCGGTCGGCGCCCGGGCGCTGGTCTTCGAGCCCCATGGTATGGGCCACACTCCCGACCTCTTCTACGGCGATGGTGCGGGCGCGTTCCTGGACCACCTCCGTGAGCGGCCGGCGGGGAACCAGGGCGTAGACCAGTTCGCAGTCCAGCCCGTCGGCGAGCTTTCGTAACTGCCCGAGCGTGATACGGTCGTCCGCTTCGGACTGTTCTGACTTGTGCAGCGTTGGCCCGGAAATGCCCAGCCGCTGGGCCTGCTGGCGTTCCGTGCGCCCCAGGGCCTCCCGGATGAGCTTCAACCAGCCCCGTGGCGGGGTCTGCCGCTTCACCAAGTCCGCGTAACTGGACAGGGTGGCTTGCAGTTGCTCGAGTCTGAGTTGATTTAGTTCAGGCGACATCGCTAGCCTATAGGCTGATTTTTTCAAACAACATGATAGCCTATAGTGAATCATACGTCACTTTTAGCTTCCTGATAGAGAAGCGTATGACGATTGATCGCTTCCCAAAGATGAAGCATTCGACTGCGTTTTGCTGCATCAAAGAGAAGCAATTGCCATGCCGGGGCAC from the Verminephrobacter eiseniae EF01-2 genome contains:
- a CDS encoding mobile mystery protein A, producing the protein MSPELNQLRLEQLQATLSSYADLVKRQTPPRGWLKLIREALGRTERQQAQRLGISGPTLHKSEQSEADDRITLGQLRKLADGLDCELVYALVPRRPLTEVVQERARTIAVEEVGSVAHTMGLEDQRPGADRLRKQVERRTEELLRGRWSDLWR
- the dnaN gene encoding DNA polymerase III subunit beta, with the protein product MIVLKATQDKVLAALQSVAGIVERRHTLPILANVLIRKTGNALQLTTSDLEIQIRTTAELGGDTGECMTTMSVRKLIDILRTMPGEQTVSLESDQSRLILKAGKSRFTLHSLPGQDFPLVQESAAFGPVFSVPQKTLKSLLGQVSFTMAVQDIRYYLNGILFVAEGQTLSLIATDGHRLAFACATLDVQVPKQEVILPRKTVLELQRLLSDADGDNRPHIEMQFASNQAKFTFGGMEFVTKLVEGKFPDYNRVIPKNHHNCVTLGRAALLTSLQRTAIMTSDKFKGVRLNLEPGALRVASSNAEQEEAVDELDVDYAGDNIEIGFNVTYLIDALANMEQDMVQLAFADGNSSALLTIPANDNFKYVVMPMRI
- the dnaA gene encoding chromosomal replication initiator protein DnaA produces the protein MTEEFTHSPPPPLHWPGANAADERSAGQGLWQACAEQLARDLPEAQFNTWIKPLVAQVAQDFSKITLLVGNRFKLDWIRAQYASQITALLGDLYGQPMALELALVPRESVARTAHTPRPSASGPPGAPGAESASAGRDEAPQALRHRLNAALTFETLVEGSANRMARSAGMHVAGMPGHLYNPLFVYGGVGLGKTHLVHAVGNRLLASRPQAKVLYVHAEQFVSDVVRSYQRRTFDEFKERYHSLDLLLIDDVQFFANKDRTQEEFFNAFEALLTKKSHLVMTSDTYPKGLSNIHERLVSRFDSGLTVAIEPPELEMRVAILINKAQAESTEMPEEVAFFVAKNVRSNVRELEGALRKILAYSRFNQKEISIQLAREALRDLLSIQNRQISVENIQKTVADYYKIKVADMYSKKRPASIARPRQIAMYLTKELTQKSLPEIGESFGGRDHTTVLHAVRKIAAERQQLTELNQQLHVLEQTLKG
- a CDS encoding mobile mystery protein B is translated as MAIDLDEQDGQTPLDPDEKAGLIPEHLVTKGDLNDWEQENILRAVRWLKRARAPDVLSEGFCRELHKQMFGKTWSWAGTFRKSDKNIGCDWTQVAVRLKNLFDNTRWWAENATFPPDEIGARFHRDLVWIHPFPNGNGRHARMMADALVRSLGEPAFSWGSGGNLVAANEARARYLAALRAADQGDYQLLLAFVRS
- the gyrB gene encoding DNA topoisomerase (ATP-hydrolyzing) subunit B, encoding MTADNPLPEPAPGGTGGPALPKIDTRQAGASESYDAGAITILEGLEAVRKRPGMYIGDTSDGTGLHHLVFEVVDNSIDEALAGHCDDIVVTIHTDNSISVTDNGRGIPTGVKFDDKHEPRRSAAEIALTELHAGGKFNQNSYKVSGGLHGVGVSCVNALSKWLRLTVRREGRVHQLEFARGFVQDRLLDTVDGVAVSPMKLAGATEKRGTEVHFLPDAEIFKENRDFHYEILAKRLRELSFLNNGVRIRLKDERSGKEDDFSGAGGVRGFVEFINKGKTALHPNSFYATGERPAETYGGIPGTHIGVEVAMQWNSAYAEQVLCFTNNIPQRDGGTHLTGLRAAMTRVINKYIEETEMAKKAKVEVTGDDMREGLCCVLSVKLPEPKFSSQTKDKLVSSEVRAPVEDIVGKLLADYLQEKPADAKIICSKIVDAARAREAARKAREMTRRKGALDGLGLPGKLADCQEKDPALCEIYIVEGDSAGGSAKQGRDRKFQAILPLRGKILNVEKARYEKLLTSDAILTLITALGTGIGKAGGSAGGDDFDAAKLRYHRIIIMTDADVDGAHIRTLLLTFFYRQMPELVERGHIYIAQPPLYKVKAGKEELYLKDDPALDNFLLRIALNQASVLTGNADQAVLSGATLTELARKHQSAESVIARLSHFMDAEALRAMADGVRLRLGSLADAQASAVALQAKLRELHTTGAPAEVTGEFDARTDKPLLRISRRHHGNIKSSAITQDFVHGADYAALAEAAETFRGLLGANAKAMRGEAEKQKEEKISDFRQAMKWLISEAERTTTRQRYKGLGEMNPEQLWETTMDPSVRRLLRVQIDDAIEADRVFTMLMGDEVEPRRDFIEMNALRAGNIDV